The Crocosphaera subtropica ATCC 51142 genome includes a window with the following:
- a CDS encoding HAD family hydrolase: protein MVNIRCGDIEFNNIEAIIFDKDGTLEDSNNFLRELSIRRARLLDAQIPGIGEPLLMAFGLQDNQLDPTGLMAVGSRQENLIAAAAYIAETGRSWFEALEMADNAFREVDKYLKKDQTTSPLFTGSLEVLKTLFEAGLKLAILSAAPTQDVEHFVEEHNLSNYIQVMMGGDQGLSKPDPKLLIKACEMLKTPPNKTLMVGDSQGDITMAKQAGVAGTIGICWANEIAGHLDQADMIITQIDVIQPLKP, encoded by the coding sequence TTGGTAAACATTCGCTGTGGTGACATTGAGTTTAATAATATTGAAGCCATTATCTTTGATAAAGATGGCACCTTAGAAGATTCTAATAACTTTTTGCGAGAATTAAGTATTCGTCGGGCCCGTTTATTAGATGCCCAAATACCGGGGATTGGGGAACCTTTATTAATGGCCTTTGGTCTTCAAGATAATCAACTCGATCCCACCGGTTTGATGGCTGTAGGGAGTCGTCAAGAAAACTTAATTGCTGCTGCTGCTTATATTGCAGAAACGGGACGAAGTTGGTTTGAAGCCTTAGAAATGGCTGACAATGCCTTTCGGGAGGTTGATAAATATCTTAAAAAAGATCAAACCACTTCCCCATTATTTACTGGCAGTTTAGAGGTGTTAAAAACCTTATTCGAGGCTGGATTAAAACTAGCAATTCTCTCCGCTGCCCCAACTCAAGACGTGGAACATTTTGTCGAGGAACACAATCTTTCTAATTATATTCAAGTAATGATGGGAGGGGATCAAGGATTAAGCAAACCTGACCCAAAACTATTGATTAAAGCCTGTGAAATGCTTAAAACACCGCCAAATAAGACCCTCATGGTAGGAGATTCTCAAGGAGATATTACCATGGCCAAACAAGCCGGCGTAGCAGGAACCATCGGTATTTGTTGGGCTAACGAAATAGCTGGTCACCTTGATCAAGCTGATATGATCATTACTCAAATCGACGTAATTCAACCCTTAAAACCATAA